A region of Streptomyces sp. NBC_01267 DNA encodes the following proteins:
- a CDS encoding gluconokinase, with product MSTPKVVVLMGVAGTGKTTIGPLLSAALGVPYAEGDDFHPPANIAKMAAGTPLQDADRWPWLDAIGQWAHGRAGLGGVVSSSALKRSYRDRLRAEAPGIVFLHLTGDRALIEERMAERKGHFMPTALLDSQFAALQPLEPDETGVAVDISGTPEDITERAVAALRRLGQ from the coding sequence ATGAGCACCCCGAAAGTCGTCGTCCTGATGGGCGTGGCAGGGACCGGCAAGACCACGATCGGTCCGCTGCTCTCCGCCGCACTGGGCGTTCCGTACGCCGAGGGCGACGACTTCCACCCGCCGGCGAACATCGCCAAGATGGCCGCCGGCACACCCCTCCAGGACGCGGACCGGTGGCCCTGGCTCGATGCGATAGGCCAGTGGGCACACGGCCGGGCGGGGCTCGGCGGGGTGGTCAGCAGCTCGGCGCTCAAGCGTTCCTACCGGGACCGCCTGCGCGCCGAGGCGCCGGGCATCGTCTTCCTGCATCTGACCGGCGACCGCGCCCTGATCGAGGAGCGGATGGCGGAGCGCAAGGGCCACTTCATGCCCACCGCGCTCCTGGACTCGCAGTTCGCCGCGCTCCAGCCGCTGGAGCCGGACGAGACCGGCGTCGCCGTCGACATCTCAGGCACGCCTGAGGACATCACCGAGCGGGCCGTGGCAGCGCTGCGCCGCCTCGGTCAGTAG
- a CDS encoding S-(hydroxymethyl)mycothiol dehydrogenase yields MTQQVQGVVAPGKNEPLRVETILVPDPGPGEAVVKVQACGVCHTDLHYQQGGINDDFPFLLGHEAAGIVESVGAGVTDVAPGDFVILNWRAVCGQCRACLRGRPQYCFDTHNAKQKMTLTDGTVLTPALGIGAFAEKTLVASGQCTKVDPAVSPAVAGLLGCGVMAGIGAAINTGQVGRGDSVAVIGCGGVGDAAVVGARLAGAARIIAVDIDDKKLATAVKMGATHTVNSRTTDPVEAIRELTGGFGADVVIEAVGRPETYQQAFYARDLAGTVVLVGVPTPEMRLELPLIDVFGRGGALKSSWYGDCLPSRDFPMLVDLHQQGRIDLGAFVTETIRLDEVENAFARMHEGDVLRSVVEF; encoded by the coding sequence ATGACGCAGCAGGTCCAAGGGGTTGTGGCCCCAGGCAAGAACGAACCTCTCCGCGTGGAGACGATCCTGGTCCCGGACCCGGGCCCCGGCGAGGCCGTGGTCAAGGTCCAGGCCTGCGGCGTCTGCCACACGGACCTCCACTACCAGCAGGGCGGGATCAACGACGACTTCCCGTTCCTGCTCGGGCACGAGGCGGCGGGGATCGTCGAGTCGGTGGGCGCGGGCGTCACCGACGTGGCCCCCGGCGACTTCGTGATCCTCAACTGGCGCGCGGTGTGCGGCCAGTGCCGGGCCTGTCTGCGCGGCCGGCCGCAGTACTGCTTCGACACGCACAACGCGAAGCAGAAGATGACCCTCACCGACGGAACGGTGCTCACCCCGGCGCTGGGCATCGGCGCCTTCGCCGAGAAGACGCTCGTCGCGTCCGGCCAGTGCACCAAGGTCGACCCGGCCGTGTCCCCGGCCGTCGCCGGGCTCCTCGGCTGCGGGGTGATGGCCGGCATCGGCGCCGCCATCAACACCGGACAGGTCGGACGCGGCGACTCGGTGGCGGTCATCGGCTGCGGCGGCGTCGGTGACGCGGCCGTCGTCGGCGCCCGGCTCGCCGGAGCGGCCCGGATCATCGCCGTCGACATCGACGACAAGAAGCTCGCGACCGCCGTGAAGATGGGGGCCACGCACACCGTCAACTCCCGTACGACGGACCCGGTCGAGGCGATCCGCGAACTCACCGGCGGCTTCGGCGCGGACGTCGTGATCGAGGCGGTCGGCCGCCCCGAGACGTACCAGCAGGCCTTCTACGCCCGTGACCTGGCGGGGACGGTCGTCCTGGTGGGCGTCCCGACGCCGGAGATGCGGCTGGAACTCCCGCTCATCGACGTCTTCGGACGCGGCGGCGCGCTCAAGTCCTCCTGGTACGGGGACTGCCTGCCGTCCCGTGACTTCCCGATGCTCGTCGACCTGCACCAGCAGGGCCGGATCGACCTCGGCGCCTTCGTCACCGAGACCATCCGGCTCGACGAGGTGGAGAACGCCTTCGCGCGGATGCACGAGGGCGATGTGCTGCGCTCGGTGGTGGAGTTCTGA
- a CDS encoding SAM-dependent methyltransferase, whose product MTGAEPASVHIDTSKPHPARMYDWFLGGKDNYPVDQEMAEQLLALDSRGREMARVNRAFMHRATRCLAESGMRQFLDVGTGIPTEPNLHQIAQRSAPDARIVYCDNDPIVLAHAAALLHSSPEGATDYIQADAREPATIIEAAGKILDFDRPIALSLVALLHFVADEDAYDLVNRLMEPLASGSCLVLSHVTGDFDPEGSAKAAAMYRARGLTLRPRSREETARFFADFELIEPGVSLAAEWRPELGEPVPVAGDDPIPGWVGVARKR is encoded by the coding sequence ATGACCGGAGCAGAGCCCGCATCCGTCCACATCGACACCAGCAAGCCCCATCCCGCGCGGATGTACGACTGGTTCCTGGGCGGCAAGGACAACTACCCGGTCGATCAGGAGATGGCCGAGCAACTGCTCGCCCTGGATTCGCGGGGCAGGGAGATGGCGCGGGTCAACCGGGCGTTCATGCACCGCGCGACCCGCTGTCTCGCGGAGAGCGGCATGCGTCAGTTCCTGGACGTCGGCACCGGCATACCGACCGAGCCCAATCTCCACCAGATCGCCCAGCGGTCCGCGCCGGACGCCCGGATCGTCTACTGCGACAACGACCCGATCGTGCTGGCGCACGCCGCGGCGCTGCTGCACTCCTCCCCCGAGGGGGCGACCGACTACATCCAGGCGGACGCGCGTGAACCCGCCACCATCATCGAAGCGGCCGGGAAGATCCTCGACTTCGACCGGCCGATCGCGCTCTCCCTGGTGGCCCTGCTGCACTTCGTGGCCGACGAGGACGCGTACGACCTGGTGAACCGGCTGATGGAGCCGCTGGCGTCCGGCAGTTGTCTCGTGCTCTCGCACGTCACGGGGGACTTCGACCCGGAGGGTTCGGCGAAGGCCGCGGCGATGTACCGCGCCAGGGGCCTGACCCTGCGGCCCCGTTCGCGCGAGGAGACGGCCCGGTTCTTCGCGGACTTCGAGCTGATCGAGCCGGGGGTCTCGCTGGCCGCCGAGTGGCGGCCGGAGCTCGGTGAGCCCGTGCCGGTCGCGGGCGACGACCCGATCCCCGGTTGGGTGGGCGTCGCCCGCAAGCGCTGA
- a CDS encoding FadR/GntR family transcriptional regulator, with protein MTNQGPGLHAHVLGNLGPSITSGEYPPGSVLRTDELAQRFEVSRTVIREAVRVLESMRLVESRRRVGVTVRPTEEWNVYDPQVIRWRLAGADRPRQLRSLTVLRYSVEPVAAGLAARHATPEQCAALTEQALGMVATSRGQQLPAYLVHDIAFHRLVLHGSGNEMFARLGDVVAEVLAGRTEHQVMFDDPDPAAVTLHVQVAEAVREGDADRAEDLTREIAVGALKELDVLAP; from the coding sequence ATGACCAATCAGGGCCCGGGGCTGCACGCCCATGTGCTGGGCAATCTCGGTCCCTCGATCACCTCGGGGGAGTACCCGCCGGGCAGCGTGCTGCGGACCGACGAGCTCGCCCAGCGCTTCGAGGTCTCCCGCACGGTGATCCGCGAGGCGGTCCGCGTCCTGGAGTCGATGCGGCTCGTGGAGTCCCGGCGCCGGGTCGGGGTGACCGTCCGGCCCACCGAGGAGTGGAACGTCTACGACCCGCAGGTCATCCGGTGGCGGCTGGCCGGGGCCGACCGGCCGCGCCAGCTCCGCTCGCTGACCGTCCTGCGGTACTCCGTGGAACCGGTCGCGGCCGGGCTCGCCGCCCGGCACGCCACACCGGAGCAGTGCGCCGCCCTGACCGAGCAGGCGCTCGGCATGGTCGCCACCTCCCGCGGCCAGCAGCTGCCCGCGTACCTCGTCCACGACATCGCCTTCCACCGCCTGGTGCTGCACGGTTCGGGCAACGAGATGTTCGCGCGGCTCGGTGACGTGGTCGCCGAGGTCCTCGCCGGACGCACCGAGCACCAGGTGATGTTCGACGACCCCGACCCCGCCGCGGTGACCCTGCACGTACAGGTCGCGGAGGCGGTACGGGAGGGCGACGCGGACCGCGCCGAGGACCTCACGAGAGAGATCGCGGTCGGCGCCCTGAAGGAACTCGACGTCCTGGCGCCCTGA
- a CDS encoding helix-turn-helix domain-containing protein, which produces MSEPRSAPTVGQVVLGKRLQVLREQADLSREQAAKVLRVAPATIRRMETAEVALKIPYVQLLLKAYGNNEAETDAFVELAEEANQPGWWQRFHGILPDWFSMYVSLEGAAALIRQYEPHFVPGLLQTEGYARAVMMSGAVGETRPEDIERHVALRMERQSLLTRPDAPTLWVVMDETVLRRHAGGPDVMRGQVDKLLQVAELPHVTLQIAEFASGHHPGTYGPFVLFRFAVPELPDMVYSEYLTGAVYLDSRPEVAAHLEVMDRMAAQAATAQRTKEILKDFRKEL; this is translated from the coding sequence TTGAGTGAGCCGCGGTCCGCCCCGACCGTCGGCCAGGTCGTGCTCGGCAAGCGCCTGCAAGTACTGCGCGAGCAAGCCGACTTGAGTCGCGAACAGGCTGCCAAGGTACTCCGGGTCGCCCCGGCCACCATCCGTCGGATGGAGACCGCCGAGGTGGCGCTGAAGATCCCCTATGTGCAGTTACTGCTGAAGGCGTACGGGAACAACGAGGCCGAGACCGACGCGTTCGTCGAGCTCGCCGAAGAGGCCAACCAGCCCGGCTGGTGGCAGAGGTTCCACGGGATCCTGCCCGACTGGTTCAGCATGTACGTCAGCCTGGAGGGCGCCGCGGCGCTCATCAGGCAGTACGAGCCGCACTTCGTTCCCGGCCTGCTCCAGACGGAGGGGTACGCGCGCGCCGTCATGATGAGCGGCGCGGTCGGCGAGACCCGGCCGGAGGACATCGAGCGGCACGTCGCGCTGCGCATGGAGCGGCAGTCGCTGCTGACGCGGCCGGATGCTCCGACACTGTGGGTCGTGATGGACGAAACGGTGCTCCGGCGTCACGCGGGCGGCCCCGACGTCATGCGGGGGCAGGTCGACAAGCTGCTGCAGGTCGCCGAACTGCCTCATGTCACCCTGCAGATCGCGGAATTCGCGAGCGGACACCACCCGGGGACCTACGGCCCCTTCGTGCTGTTCCGGTTCGCCGTTCCCGAACTGCCCGACATGGTCTACAGCGAGTACCTGACCGGCGCCGTCTACCTCGACTCACGTCCGGAGGTGGCGGCCCACCTGGAGGTCATGGACCGCATGGCGGCTCAGGCCGCGACTGCACAACGCACGAAGGAGATCCTCAAGGATTTCCGCAAGGAGCTGTAA
- a CDS encoding FadR/GntR family transcriptional regulator, translating to MPLRATERSSLVGRVIDQLQTLIESREWPVGTKIPAEPVLVELLGVGRNTVREAVRALVHSGMLEPRQGDGTYVRAADDLGAALLRRLRRASHLEALEVRAGLERDAARLAAERRTPEDVTALRAALRRRDEARQDPDTGRFVDADVTFHQAVVAAAHNGMLADLYGHLTEGLRAAVTSVAHAPLPDGPRFQLDSHAALVDAIEAGDADRAIGCVENYINETIASVRTLQDADPLPGENTGAGS from the coding sequence ATGCCGCTGCGCGCGACGGAGCGCTCCAGCCTGGTCGGACGGGTGATCGACCAGCTGCAGACCCTGATCGAATCCCGGGAGTGGCCGGTCGGTACGAAGATTCCCGCCGAGCCGGTCCTGGTGGAACTGCTCGGTGTCGGGCGCAACACCGTGCGCGAGGCCGTACGCGCACTCGTCCACAGCGGCATGCTGGAGCCGCGCCAGGGGGACGGGACCTATGTACGCGCCGCCGACGATCTCGGTGCCGCGCTGCTGCGGCGGCTGCGCCGGGCGAGCCATCTGGAGGCGCTGGAGGTCCGTGCCGGACTGGAGCGCGACGCCGCCCGGCTGGCGGCCGAACGCCGTACCCCCGAGGACGTGACCGCGCTGCGTGCCGCCCTGCGCCGGCGTGACGAGGCCCGGCAGGACCCCGATACCGGGAGGTTCGTCGACGCGGACGTCACCTTCCACCAGGCGGTCGTCGCCGCCGCGCACAACGGCATGCTCGCCGATCTGTACGGCCATCTCACCGAGGGGCTGCGCGCCGCGGTCACCTCCGTCGCCCATGCCCCGCTGCCGGACGGGCCGCGCTTCCAACTGGACTCGCACGCCGCCCTCGTGGACGCGATCGAAGCGGGCGACGCCGACCGGGCCATCGGCTGTGTCGAGAACTACATCAACGAGACCATCGCCTCCGTACGGACCCTGCAGGACGCGGATCCGCTGCCCGGCGAGAACACCGGAGCCGGCTCATGA
- a CDS encoding GntT/GntP/DsdX family permease: protein MSSLSVEMLAADVAPISSAGHAQLGIAVLAGIAVIVLLITKFKLHAFLSLTIGSLVLGAVAGAPLDKVILSFTGGLGSTTASVGVLIALGAILGKLLADSGGADQIVDTILAKASRRSMPWAMVLIAAIVGLPLFFEIGIVLLIPVVLLVAKRGNFSLMRIGIPALAGLSVMHGLIPPHPGPLVAVDAVHANLGLTLALGVVVAIPTVIIAGPVFSRYAARWVDIQVPDGMVPERPSADVKKLPSFGATVCTVLLPVVLMLAKALVDIVIDDPANTVQRVFDVAGSPLIALLAAVLVAMFTLGRAAGFTRDRLSTTVEKSLAPIAGVVLIVGAGGGFKQTLIDSGVGQMVLDISKDWSIPALLLAWLIAVVIRLATGSATVATVSAAGLIAPLAADMSSAHVSLLVLAIGAGSLFFSHVNDAGFWLVKEYFGMDVGQTVKTWSVMETLISVVSLIFVLLLSIVI, encoded by the coding sequence GTGTCCAGTCTCAGCGTCGAGATGCTGGCAGCGGACGTAGCGCCGATATCCTCGGCCGGTCACGCCCAGTTGGGGATAGCCGTCCTCGCGGGCATCGCCGTCATCGTTCTGCTCATCACGAAGTTCAAGCTCCACGCGTTCCTGTCGCTGACCATCGGCTCGCTCGTGCTGGGAGCGGTCGCGGGCGCCCCGCTCGACAAGGTCATCCTCAGCTTCACCGGGGGGCTCGGCTCCACGACCGCGAGCGTCGGTGTGCTGATCGCGCTCGGTGCCATCCTCGGCAAGCTCCTCGCGGACTCCGGCGGCGCCGACCAGATCGTCGACACCATCCTCGCGAAGGCGAGCAGGCGCAGCATGCCCTGGGCGATGGTGCTCATCGCGGCCATAGTCGGTCTGCCGCTCTTCTTCGAGATCGGCATCGTGCTGCTGATCCCGGTGGTGCTGCTGGTCGCCAAGCGTGGCAACTTCTCCCTGATGCGCATCGGCATCCCGGCGCTGGCCGGTCTGTCCGTGATGCACGGCCTCATTCCGCCGCACCCCGGCCCGCTGGTGGCCGTGGACGCCGTGCACGCCAACCTGGGTCTCACGCTCGCACTCGGGGTGGTCGTCGCCATCCCGACCGTGATCATCGCGGGTCCGGTGTTCTCCCGCTACGCGGCCCGCTGGGTCGACATCCAGGTGCCGGACGGCATGGTTCCCGAGCGCCCCTCGGCCGACGTCAAGAAGCTGCCGAGCTTCGGCGCCACGGTGTGCACCGTGCTGCTGCCCGTCGTCCTGATGCTCGCCAAGGCGCTCGTCGACATCGTGATCGACGACCCCGCGAACACCGTCCAGCGCGTCTTCGACGTCGCCGGTTCGCCGCTGATCGCCCTGCTGGCCGCGGTGCTCGTGGCCATGTTCACGCTGGGCCGCGCGGCCGGATTCACCCGGGACCGGCTCTCGACGACCGTCGAGAAGTCGCTCGCCCCGATCGCCGGTGTGGTGCTGATCGTGGGCGCGGGCGGTGGGTTCAAGCAGACCCTGATCGACTCCGGTGTGGGGCAGATGGTCCTGGACATCTCCAAGGACTGGTCGATCCCGGCGCTGCTGCTGGCCTGGCTGATCGCCGTGGTGATCCGCCTGGCGACCGGCTCCGCGACGGTCGCGACCGTCTCCGCCGCGGGGCTGATCGCCCCGCTCGCCGCCGACATGTCCAGCGCGCACGTGTCGCTGCTGGTGCTCGCGATCGGTGCGGGTTCGCTCTTCTTCAGCCATGTCAACGATGCGGGCTTCTGGCTGGTGAAGGAGTACTTCGGCATGGACGTCGGCCAGACGGTCAAGACCTGGTCGGTGATGGAGACCCTCATCTCGGTGGTCTCGCTGATCTTCGTCCTGCTGCTTTCGATCGTCATCTAG
- a CDS encoding MBL fold metallo-hydrolase: protein MAARIDRLVTSGTFSLDGGTWDVDNNVWIVGDDREAVVIDAAHDAAAIEDALGGRTLRAIICTHAHNDHIDAAPALAAATGAPILLHPDDLPLWKMTHPDRLPDGELTDGQTLSVAGTGLTVLHTPGHAPGAVCLYAPELATVFTGDTLFQGGPGATGRSFSDYPTIVASIRDRLLALDGDTVVCTGHGDSTTIGAEAPSLPEWLARGH, encoded by the coding sequence ATGGCGGCCCGCATCGACCGTCTCGTCACCTCCGGGACCTTCTCGCTCGACGGCGGCACCTGGGACGTCGACAACAACGTCTGGATCGTCGGCGACGACCGGGAGGCGGTCGTCATCGACGCCGCCCACGACGCCGCCGCCATCGAGGACGCGCTCGGCGGCCGTACGCTGCGCGCCATCATCTGCACGCACGCGCACAACGACCACATCGACGCGGCGCCCGCACTCGCCGCCGCGACCGGGGCACCGATCCTGCTGCACCCGGACGATCTGCCGCTGTGGAAGATGACGCACCCGGACCGGCTCCCCGACGGTGAACTCACCGACGGACAGACCCTCTCCGTCGCGGGCACCGGGCTGACGGTGCTGCACACACCGGGTCACGCGCCGGGTGCGGTCTGTCTGTACGCCCCCGAGCTGGCCACCGTCTTCACCGGGGACACGCTCTTCCAGGGCGGGCCCGGCGCGACGGGACGTTCGTTCTCGGACTACCCGACGATCGTCGCGTCCATCCGCGACCGGCTGCTGGCACTGGACGGCGACACGGTGGTGTGCACCGGCCACGGTGACTCCACCACGATCGGCGCGGAGGCCCCGAGCCTGCCGGAATGGCTGGCGCGGGGCCACTGA
- a CDS encoding ATP-binding protein, translating into MAPGTALIPQLIDRCPGSDVRRYAFELPARTDSVARARRLARNRLACWDFSEDASDTALLIISELVTNAVVHTAGDHIACELRDNGGQLRIAIQDQGHASAGPQLCRTPEGEHGRGLLLVDAVSSSWGVREAVHGPGRLVWAELERDAGRPC; encoded by the coding sequence GTGGCTCCAGGCACCGCGCTCATCCCCCAGCTCATCGACCGGTGCCCCGGGAGTGACGTACGGCGCTACGCATTCGAATTACCAGCACGTACCGACTCCGTCGCCCGCGCCCGTCGCCTGGCACGGAATCGGCTCGCCTGCTGGGACTTCTCCGAGGATGCCAGCGATACCGCGCTGTTGATCATCTCGGAACTGGTCACCAACGCGGTCGTGCACACGGCGGGTGATCACATCGCCTGTGAACTCCGTGACAACGGCGGCCAGTTGCGCATCGCGATACAGGACCAGGGGCACGCCTCCGCCGGTCCGCAGCTCTGCCGCACCCCCGAGGGGGAGCACGGCAGGGGTCTGCTGCTGGTCGACGCCGTGAGCAGCTCCTGGGGGGTGCGCGAGGCGGTGCACGGCCCCGGCAGGCTGGTCTGGGCGGAGCTGGAGCGCGACGCGGGGCGGCCGTGCTGA
- a CDS encoding amino acid permease, translating to MSDRTITAEAVVPSPHVDAGDEGYSKDLKSRHINMIAIGGAIGTGLFLGAGGRMAGAGPSLAIAYAICGAFAFFVVRALGELVLYRPSSGAFVSYAREFMGEKGAYTAGWLYFLNWSTTAVADITAAATYAHFWAMFSSVPQWVCALVALAVVLTANLISVRYFGEMEFWFAIIKVAALVAFMCIGIYLVVTQHQVDGHTPGIATIGDNGGIFPKGMMPMLLVIQGVVFAYASVELCGVAAGETENPAKIIPKAINSIMWRVGIFYVGSVVLLALLLPYTAYSDGESPFVTVLAKIGVPGAAGVMNLVVLTAALSSLNSGLYSTGRILRSMALAGSAPRFTGRMNKGQVPYGGILLTAGFGVLGVVLNYLVPGKAFEIVLNFASIGILGTWGMVMLCSLLFWQRSREGRVSRPAYRLPWAPYTQIVTLCFLVVVAFLMWWGGGVGRTTVECLPLIAAALVGGWFLVRGRVAAVAAERQGLGD from the coding sequence ATGAGTGACCGCACCATCACCGCGGAAGCAGTCGTTCCCTCTCCGCACGTCGATGCCGGAGACGAGGGCTACAGCAAAGACCTGAAGTCCCGCCACATCAACATGATCGCCATCGGTGGCGCCATCGGCACCGGTCTCTTCCTCGGCGCGGGCGGCCGGATGGCAGGCGCGGGCCCCTCGCTGGCCATCGCCTACGCGATCTGCGGCGCGTTCGCCTTCTTCGTCGTACGGGCGCTCGGCGAGCTCGTGCTCTACCGTCCGTCCTCCGGCGCGTTCGTCAGCTACGCCCGTGAGTTCATGGGCGAGAAGGGTGCCTACACCGCGGGCTGGCTGTACTTCCTCAACTGGTCGACCACCGCGGTCGCCGACATCACGGCCGCCGCGACCTACGCCCACTTCTGGGCGATGTTCAGCTCGGTCCCGCAGTGGGTCTGCGCCCTGGTCGCGCTGGCCGTGGTGCTCACCGCCAACCTCATCTCGGTCCGCTACTTCGGCGAGATGGAGTTCTGGTTCGCGATCATCAAGGTCGCGGCGCTGGTCGCCTTCATGTGCATCGGCATCTACCTGGTGGTCACCCAGCACCAGGTCGACGGGCACACCCCCGGGATCGCCACCATCGGCGACAACGGGGGCATCTTCCCCAAGGGCATGATGCCGATGCTGCTGGTCATCCAGGGCGTCGTCTTCGCCTACGCCTCCGTCGAACTGTGCGGCGTGGCCGCGGGCGAGACGGAGAACCCCGCGAAGATCATCCCCAAGGCCATCAACTCGATCATGTGGCGGGTCGGCATCTTCTACGTCGGCTCCGTGGTGCTCCTGGCGCTGCTGCTCCCGTACACCGCGTACTCCGACGGCGAGAGCCCCTTCGTGACCGTGCTCGCCAAGATCGGCGTACCGGGGGCGGCCGGGGTGATGAACCTGGTCGTGCTGACCGCCGCGCTCTCCAGCCTCAACTCCGGCCTGTACTCCACCGGCCGCATCCTGCGCTCGATGGCGCTCGCCGGGTCCGCGCCCCGGTTCACCGGCCGGATGAACAAGGGGCAGGTGCCCTACGGCGGCATCCTGCTCACCGCGGGCTTCGGTGTGCTGGGTGTCGTGCTCAACTACCTCGTCCCCGGCAAGGCGTTCGAGATCGTCCTCAACTTCGCCTCGATCGGCATCCTGGGCACCTGGGGCATGGTCATGCTCTGCTCGCTGCTCTTCTGGCAGCGTTCGCGGGAGGGCCGGGTCAGCCGTCCGGCGTACCGGCTGCCGTGGGCCCCGTACACCCAGATCGTCACCCTCTGCTTCCTGGTCGTCGTGGCGTTCCTGATGTGGTGGGGCGGGGGAGTGGGCCGTACGACCGTGGAGTGCCTGCCGCTGATCGCCGCGGCGCTGGTCGGCGGCTGGTTCCTGGTGCGCGGCCGGGTCGCCGCCGTCGCCGCGGAGCGTCAGGGCCTGGGAGACTGA
- a CDS encoding DUF397 domain-containing protein, with product MDRIYNGMPAADLGAEGWHKPWSGGNGGNCVEAMKLADGRVAVRQSTDPEGPALIYSTGEIAAFIQGAKSGQADFLLT from the coding sequence ATGGATCGCATATACAACGGCATGCCCGCCGCGGACCTCGGTGCCGAGGGCTGGCACAAGCCATGGAGCGGCGGCAACGGCGGCAACTGCGTGGAGGCCATGAAGCTGGCCGACGGCAGGGTCGCCGTACGCCAGTCGACCGACCCTGAAGGCCCCGCGCTCATCTACTCCACCGGCGAGATCGCCGCGTTCATCCAGGGGGCCAAGTCCGGCCAGGCCGACTTCCTCCTCACCTGA
- a CDS encoding CynX/NimT family MFS transporter, whose product MKNARTQQAATHRQQERIPSAPASGVRPGGLLAFGVIVLALNLRPALVAASPLLDTIRTDTGMSATAVGLLTTLPLLCFGLLAPFAPRLGRRFGMEPALLGTMVLICAGTALRLIPSMAALLGGTVIVGAGIAVANVLLPGVIKRDFPDRVGLMTGLYSMSLFGGAALAAGITVPVEHAAHLDWRTTLALWGLLAVLAVLVWAPQLRRHSRPTAAEASGAAHPVRGLWRHPVAWLVAGYMGLQSLSYYAAAAWLPTILSSAGMAEGTAGWMLSFSSLLGIAGAFFTPVLASRGVRPGLLATVGAVLTVAGFAGLIVAPVGAAYLWMVLLGLGQGAAISLAMLFIVERAPDGRHAAQLSSMAQCCGYLLAAAGPLALGAVHQVSDSWTVPLVLLIVLLVPQAVIGVGAARDRHAAPDQGPRTQD is encoded by the coding sequence ATGAAGAATGCCCGCACGCAGCAGGCCGCGACGCACCGGCAGCAGGAGCGCATACCGTCCGCACCGGCCTCCGGCGTACGGCCCGGCGGGCTCCTCGCCTTCGGCGTGATCGTCCTGGCCCTGAATCTGCGCCCGGCCCTGGTCGCCGCCTCCCCGCTGCTCGACACCATCCGCACCGACACCGGCATGTCCGCCACCGCCGTCGGGCTGCTGACCACCCTGCCGCTGCTCTGCTTCGGACTGCTGGCCCCCTTCGCACCACGGCTGGGACGCAGGTTCGGCATGGAACCCGCCCTCCTCGGCACCATGGTGCTGATCTGCGCCGGAACCGCGCTGCGGCTGATCCCGTCGATGGCCGCGCTGCTCGGCGGCACCGTGATCGTCGGTGCGGGCATCGCCGTCGCCAACGTCCTGCTGCCCGGAGTCATCAAGCGCGACTTCCCCGACCGGGTCGGCCTGATGACGGGCCTCTACTCGATGTCGCTGTTCGGCGGAGCCGCACTGGCGGCCGGCATCACCGTTCCCGTCGAGCACGCCGCCCACCTGGACTGGCGCACCACGCTCGCCCTGTGGGGGCTGCTGGCGGTACTGGCGGTGCTCGTCTGGGCCCCGCAGCTCCGGCGCCACAGCCGCCCCACCGCGGCCGAGGCGAGCGGCGCCGCGCACCCGGTCCGGGGGCTCTGGCGCCACCCGGTCGCCTGGCTGGTCGCGGGCTACATGGGCCTGCAGTCCCTCTCGTACTACGCCGCCGCCGCATGGCTGCCGACCATTCTGAGCAGTGCGGGAATGGCGGAGGGCACCGCCGGGTGGATGCTCTCCTTCTCCAGCTTGCTGGGGATCGCCGGGGCGTTCTTCACCCCGGTCCTCGCCTCGCGCGGGGTGCGTCCCGGACTGCTGGCCACGGTCGGCGCCGTGCTGACCGTGGCCGGTTTCGCCGGGCTGATCGTCGCTCCGGTGGGCGCGGCGTACCTCTGGATGGTGCTGCTCGGGCTCGGCCAGGGCGCGGCCATCTCGCTGGCCATGCTGTTCATCGTGGAGCGGGCACCGGACGGCCGGCACGCCGCCCAGCTGTCGAGCATGGCGCAGTGCTGCGGCTATCTGCTGGCCGCGGCCGGGCCGCTCGCCCTGGGCGCCGTGCACCAGGTGAGCGACAGCTGGACGGTGCCGCTGGTGCTGCTCATCGTGCTGCTGGTGCCGCAGGCGGTCATCGGTGTCGGCGCCGCCCGCGACCGGCACGCGGCGCCGGACCAGGGACCGCGGACACAGGACTGA